The Lycium ferocissimum isolate CSIRO_LF1 chromosome 1, AGI_CSIRO_Lferr_CH_V1, whole genome shotgun sequence genome includes a region encoding these proteins:
- the LOC132030157 gene encoding uncharacterized protein LOC132030157 translates to MIEKKRVQILVFLASMITLSMTAGKCRDLVGQEAASKSGQFRWWNCFDGGSGTIGCAVKEGVKLYFYNSRSSHVDRVKNLAIKTALSDAISQGLTTKDATKLAQKEGEKAAKTAVGETKRVIGPTISAGWDFFEALYFGGTSVEGFLRSLGTLLGTHWVGYLGEHNLGRFGYMVGSQLGSWVGGTIGLMVYDLVNGVEYMLELLHIKETEVNE, encoded by the exons ATGATTGAGAAGAAGAGAGTTCAAATTCTTGTCTTTCTAGCTAGCATGATCACTCTTAGCATGACCG CTGGAAAATGTCGCGACTTGGTCGGTCAAGAGGCTGCATCTAAGAGTGGCCAATTTAGATGGTGGAACTGTTTTGATGGGGGTTCAGGAACCATAGGTTGTGCCGTCAAGGAAGGTGTGAAGTTGTATTTCTATAACAGCAGATCCTCTCATGTGGATAGAGTAAAGAATTTAGCAATTAAGACTGCTTTGAGTGATGCGATATCACAAGGCCTAACGACAAAAGATGCAACTAAACTAGCtcagaaagaaggagaaaaagcaGCAAAGACAGCTGTCGGGGAAACCAAGCGTGTTATTGGTCCTACTATTTCTGCAGGATGGGATTTTTTTGAAGCACTTTATTTTGGGGGTACATCAGTTGAGGGATTCCTTAGGAGTTTAGGTACTTTGTTGGGCACCCATTGGGTTGGCTATCTTGGTGAACACAACTTAGGCAGGTTTGGTTATATGGTTGGAAGTCAGTTGGGCAGTTGGGTAGGAGGAACAATAGGCTTGATGGTATATGATTTGGTAAATGGAGTGGAGTATATGCTCGAGCTTCTCCATATAAAAGAAACTGAAGTTAATGAGTAG
- the LOC132055809 gene encoding uncharacterized protein LOC132055809 isoform X2: MEGLKECRANMVVYLHPSNAKKVEAAVYRELSSLLFKFNEALDGVVLTYEPKFSSNLAKVLPGIHPYFGVGFEAKLLLFNPKPEMLLEGEVVKVGQQSIHIIVLGFSSAVIAEEDIREDFKYKIKHGKEVFVSRSNKKHRIKVGTTLRFSVKNFDEEILHICGSLVPANTGNVQWLEMKAEESQAYSITKKSIGNKRAAELLEPDNLVPYREKRKSENHTKKSKRSKSRDG; encoded by the exons ATGGAGGGACTGAAAGAGTGTAGGGCGAATATGGTTGTCTATTTACATCCTTCCAACGCCAAAAAGGTCGAAGCAGCTGTTTATCGAGAACTCAGCTCTCTTCTTTTCAA GTTTAATGAAGCTTTAGATGGCGTGGTATTGACTTATGAACCGAAGTTCAGTAGCAATTTGGCTAAAGTTCTTCCAGGAATTCACCCTTATTTTGGTGTGGGATTTGAAGCAAAATTGCTACTTTTTAATCCAAAGCCAGAAATGTTATTAG AAGGTGAGGTCGTTAAAGTTGGCCAGCAGTCTATTCACATAATTGTTCTTGGATTTTCTTCTGCTGTCATAGCAGAGGAGGACATTCGAGAAGATTTCAAGTATAAAATT AAACATGGGAAAGAAGTTTTTGTCAGCAGATCTAACAAGAAACACAGGATCAAAGTGGGAACTACTCTACGGTTCTCAGTCAAGAA TTTTGATGAAGAGATActacatatatgtgggtcattgGTTCCAGCTAACACAGGAAATGTTCAGTGGTTGGAAATGAAGGCAGAAGAGTCTCAAGCTTACAG CATTACGAAAAAGAGTATAGGCAACAAAAGGGCTGCTGAGTTGCTTGAGCCTGATAACTTAGTACCCTACAGGGAAAAACGGAAATCCGAAAATCATACTAAGAAATCGAAAAGATCTAAAAGCAGAGACGGCTGA
- the LOC132055809 gene encoding uncharacterized protein LOC132055809 isoform X1, with amino-acid sequence MEGLKECRANMVVYLHPSNAKKVEAAVYRELSSLLFKFNEALDGVVLTYEPKFSSNLAKVLPGIHPYFGVGFEAKLLLFNPKPEMLLEGEVVKVGQQSIHIIVLGFSSAVIAEEDIREDFKYKIKHGKEVFVSRSNKKHRIKVGTTLRFSVKNFDEEILHICGSLVPANTGNVQWLEMKAEESQAYSSITKKSIGNKRAAELLEPDNLVPYREKRKSENHTKKSKRSKSRDG; translated from the exons ATGGAGGGACTGAAAGAGTGTAGGGCGAATATGGTTGTCTATTTACATCCTTCCAACGCCAAAAAGGTCGAAGCAGCTGTTTATCGAGAACTCAGCTCTCTTCTTTTCAA GTTTAATGAAGCTTTAGATGGCGTGGTATTGACTTATGAACCGAAGTTCAGTAGCAATTTGGCTAAAGTTCTTCCAGGAATTCACCCTTATTTTGGTGTGGGATTTGAAGCAAAATTGCTACTTTTTAATCCAAAGCCAGAAATGTTATTAG AAGGTGAGGTCGTTAAAGTTGGCCAGCAGTCTATTCACATAATTGTTCTTGGATTTTCTTCTGCTGTCATAGCAGAGGAGGACATTCGAGAAGATTTCAAGTATAAAATT AAACATGGGAAAGAAGTTTTTGTCAGCAGATCTAACAAGAAACACAGGATCAAAGTGGGAACTACTCTACGGTTCTCAGTCAAGAA TTTTGATGAAGAGATActacatatatgtgggtcattgGTTCCAGCTAACACAGGAAATGTTCAGTGGTTGGAAATGAAGGCAGAAGAGTCTCAAGCTTACAG CAGCATTACGAAAAAGAGTATAGGCAACAAAAGGGCTGCTGAGTTGCTTGAGCCTGATAACTTAGTACCCTACAGGGAAAAACGGAAATCCGAAAATCATACTAAGAAATCGAAAAGATCTAAAAGCAGAGACGGCTGA
- the LOC132055788 gene encoding F-box protein At4g18380-like: MGSSKSDLSRSTMMIYPEPIDHFDNLPDPLLLLVFNKIGDVKTLGRCCSVCTRFHSLVPQVDNVVVRVDCVISDDNNNNNNNNNEHFNGSGSSSTWSGHKSSLHPISTFFRLLIKPFLSLTQLISISRNRCNNASSILDDDDGFDQFEKNSVTHHSPTQVLKNFDEIKELKIELPSGELGIDEGGLLKWRADFGSTLDNCVILGASSVMNNSTNLVDVQCGNDGNGVNDNDNNDISSVIAQVGSGESNINGEMVDNGSIPESFYTNGGLKLRVVWTISSLIAASARHYLLQPIILEHKKLESLVLTDVDGQGVLCMNKEQLEELRVKPLSASSASKRTMVPALNMRLWYAAHLELPDGTVLKGATLVAIRPSEQQGNKKEVVGGDGNWVGEAFEEPYGTAARMLVKRRTYCLEMNSF, translated from the coding sequence atgggttCATCAAAGTCAGATCTGAGTCGGTCAACGATGATGATCTATCCAGAACCCATTGACCATTTCGACAACTTACCTGATCCACTTCTCCTCTTAGTTTTCAACAAGATCGGTGATGTTAAAACACTTGGTAGATGCTGTTCTGTTTGTACTAGGTTCCATTCACTTGTCCCTCAAGTTGACAACGTTGTTGTCCGTGTTGATTGTGTCATTTCtgatgacaacaacaacaataataacaacaacaatgaacatTTTAATGGATCCGGGTCTTCTTCTACCTGGTCGGGTCATAAATCATCACTTCACCCGATTTCGACTTTTTTTCGACTACTTATTAAACCCTTTTTGTCACTTACTCAACTGAtttccatttcaagaaatcgatgtaataatgcttcttcaattcttgatgatgatgatggttttGATCAGTTTGAGAAGAATTCAGTTACCCATCATTCACCTACCCAAGTTTTGAAGAATTTTGATGAGATTAAGGAGCTTAAGATTGAATTGCCTAGTGGTGAATTGGGTATTGATGAGGGTGGTTTGCTTAAATGGAGAGCTGATTTTGGTTCCACTCTTGATAATTGTGTTATTCTTGGGGCATCGTCGGTGATGAATAATAGCACTAATCTAGTCGATGTACAGTGTGGTAATGATGGTAACGGGGTTAATGATAACGACAACAACgacatatccagtgtaatcgcacaagtggggtctggggaaaGTAACATTAATGGAGAAATGGTGGATAATGGGAGTATACCCGAGTCGTTTTACACGAATGGGGGTTTGAAATTGCGTGTTGTGTGGACGATTAGTTCGTTAATAGCGGCTTCTGCTAGGCATTATTTGTTGCAGCCGATTATATTGGAGCACAAGAAGCTTGAGAGTTTGGTTTTGACTGATGTTGATGGGCAAGGAGTGTTGTGTATGAATAAGGAACAGTTAGAGGAGTTGAGAGTGAAGCCTCTTTCGGCTTCATCAGCTTCGAAAAGGACTATGGTGCCAGCATTGAATATGAGGTTATGGTATGCAGCACATTTGGAATTGCCTGATGGGACGGTGCTTAAAGGGGCGACGTTGGTAGCGATAAGGCCTAGTGAACAACAGGGTAATAAGAAAGAGGTGGTTGGAGGAGATGGGAATTGGGTGGGGGAAGCATTTGAGGAGCCGTATGGGACGGCTGCGAGGATGTTGGTTAAGAGGAGGACTTACTGTTTGGAGATGAACTCGTTTTGA